The Dioscorea cayenensis subsp. rotundata cultivar TDr96_F1 chromosome 18, TDr96_F1_v2_PseudoChromosome.rev07_lg8_w22 25.fasta, whole genome shotgun sequence genome includes the window TTTTTCCCCTTTCTTtgtcttctctctcttctttggTTGTGAGCACCTCACTTCTAGTGAAAGTCTCTTTGCTCTTTATGTGTTATTATTGTTTCTGTTGTTCTTTTTTCTCGTGTTTGTActattcttttctattttttttaataaagttgtggtttatccacttgactcaaaaataaaaaaaatactatgttGAGAGAGACAATAAAAgatacaattaaattataaagggaaaataataaaattttgatggaaTTTTAAATGGAGATAATTTTGTGATactctattttttataaatttaaaataatactcccttcattcctttttatctgtcataaatccatgctcttttttatctgtcattttctaatatcaagaagcatttattatttttttcaaaattgcCCTTAACATTTTATTCTGTGCTTTTCTTGGacttaaatatgagagagaaatgtgaagataacTTGTTAAAATGATGTGGCCAACATTTGGCCACATCATTTTAACTTGTCCTCGCACAAAGACGGTACGGTTAGGGATTTGGTGGGTAGTGCTGCTTGGCTACCGCTGGAGGATTATCCCTCTTTGCGATCTTTACTTGATAACATACAAACCCCACAGAGTTCTGGCAGTGATCGAAAGCGCTGGGGCTGTCCCCTAATGGTAGATTCTCTGTTAAATCCTTCTATTCCTTCCTCATCGAtggggggattcgttgtcctcGGTCGCCCATTATCTTAAAGGGTAGCTGCCCCAGGAAAGTCAGCCTCTTCAACTGGCTGGCTTGGGAGGATAAGATTCTCTCGATGGAAAATTTGGCACGCAGAAGATGCAATTTTGTTTCTTCAACTACTTGTGTCATGTGCCATTCTGATGTTGAATCGACTGATCACCTCCTCACTCAGTGCCTTGTTGCTTCGCATGTTTGGAACTTCTTCGGACAGTTGTTTGAAGTTCGATCTGGTCCTTCATCCATGCGAGATCTATGGGGAAACTGGCGTAATAACATCAAGAGGCCGTTATCCTTCTTTTGGGACCTCTTAGCTAGAGCCATTACTTGGAATATCTGGATTGAACGAAATGCTCGCattttttcatcttcatgtgCTTCGATTGCTTCTCTTATTGTGAAGATTATTCATATGTTTCTCATATGGCTGAATGCAGCTCCTGATTCTAAAAGAGCAAAGTTAGAAGAGCCGATTAAGAAGATCAAGCGGAGCCTGGAGTTTGTTACTGGTAGGGATGTGGGGCACCATGTTCCTCCGGAGGCTAGTTCTTACCCGGGAGAGGTGTAGTGTTGTTGTCTTTTCTTGGGGTTGCCCTTCTCTTGTTTGGGCTTCCCCCTTTTGTGGTTTTCTGTGGAGTCTGTTCTGTTGTGTTGGTGGTCCTCCCACTTCTTGTGGGTCTGATTTCCTCTTGTTGTACTTTGTCTTCGGTTTTTTTCtaaatgaatgtggtttatccaccttttatcaaaaaaaaaaagaaatgtgaagatataaattatgagtaattttaaaaaaataactaattttttataaaattttgtgaaataactaaattttttggcatgtgagattcggttaaccacgatagataaaaaaaacaaagaaagtaataattaattttaattattattatttttttattagcatgAATGAGTTGGGGCAAATATGCAAAGATGGGGTAAGTATTactggtggccacaaatgtttttgtAGAGTACTTATTTGTAGCATACGTTTTTGAATAACGTGGCTACAAAACATGTCTCGGTCACTCATGGCCACGATTTCATGTTTGAAAGCTTTCGCGCAAGGTCTGAGGTGGCCAATTATAGAGCCATCCACATCGGACGCCACCTCGAAAGACCTTTGCTGAAAAACATGCCCTCAAACATGAAATGTGGTCATGAGTGTGACCGGAGACAGTTTCGTGCCACATCGTCATAAAAAAACGTATGTGGCCACAATGTTATATTTACGAAAAATTTGTGGGCACCAGTGATACTTACCCTGCAAAGATAACAGAGGGAGTAGGGCTTTAAACGAGCCGAGCGACTGTTAACGGCAGGGATGGGTGGAACGCACTGGGTCAAAACAAAGCATGTGGATGCAGGACCTGTTAGAAGGGAACTTCTCCTTGAGATGAGGAAATCCTAACCACCAGCAGCCACGTGTGGGTTGCATCTTGATGATCTCTGGCGCGGAGCAGGAGGGAACTATTGGGAGCTTCCAACTGCCCcctattattattgtatttaagCTCACACACCAAAATCCATTGAGAATATTAAATATCATTGAGTCGTTTTACTACCACCTTCCTTCTTCATAGGTTGTcccttttttattataataattattttctcttaCAGTAGTTACTTATCAACCGATCAAGAGGGGAAGCATCAAGCAAGCGTCCCATCCTCTTCGACGCAAGAAGCGAGCAGAATGGATGCCCTTGTTGCGAGCCGGTTGTGGATGGCGAGGCAACACCGTGTCTCTATCTCCAACCTCCTCCATTCGATTTTCCCATCCAAcccccaaaaagaaaaatcgcCTCGATGCCACGCACCATCCGATCACTCTCACCATCATCTCTCGACGATCGCAACGACgtaacccctttagtcccacaggCTGCGATGGACTCTTCAGCAGCAGGTGGACATCCCTTCACCACTGGCTAGTCTGCGACACGCCTCCTCACCACTGCGTGCATACATGGCGCTCGCCGAGAGTCGACGCGGGCACGCACCGCCGTCGTTCGGGCTCGGGCGTCACGGCCGACAGGGTAGCCGAGCTGCCGGGTCCGAAGGCAGCCGAGTGAGCGTTATCAGCGCCGAGATGCACCCTGGAGTCAGAGCGTCGAGCGTCTGCATGGCACGTAACGATTGCGAATCTGGCCCTTTAGTCCCACACCCGGGCCATGAGACTGGACCTCGCAGGCATATAAGGGCTGGGCATCCTTCACCACCAGGCCGCCTGCATCGACACGCCttatgcacacaagtggtgaggagagcgtgtcaccaaaagaccggcctCGTGCTGAAGGACGCCCACCACTTATACGCACACAAGGAGTCTATCTCATAAAACCGAcgtggactaaagggttagtcTCGTTCAATCATTACATTACCCCACCGATCAAGACACCGACGCCTCGCTGGGCCCCTAAGCATCGGCGCTCGACCAACAAGATTTCACCTCAGTGGCACTTCACTCAGACCTCACACAAGAACCACCACTGGGTCGAACCCTCCCTCGTCGAACCCTCTCGCCGCCAGCACCCGACCGAACCTGACAAGTCGTGCCCCACATCGactctcaacgaaagcaccaatgtTATGCACACAATCGGCGAGgagagcgtgtcaccaaaagaccTGCCCTAGCGGCGGGGACGCCCACCACTTATACGCACACAAGGAGTTCATCTCATACCGACGCGGGACTAAAGCGGGTTAGtctcatttgcaatcattacattaCCCCACCGATCAAGACACCGACGCCCTCGCCGGGCCCCAGCTAACTGGGCGCCCGACCAACAAGATTTCACCTGTGGCACTTCACTGCACCCTCCACAAGAACCGCCCTGGGCCCTCCGGGTCGAACCCTCCTCGGCCAAGACCCGATCGAACCTCGACGAGTCGCGCCCCTACATCGactctcaacgaaagcaccatCATATGCACACAAGTGACGATGGgagagcgtgtcaccaaaagaccTACTTAAAGTGCGAAGGATGCTAACCACTTATACGCACACAAagagtccatctcatagccgatggGACTCAGGGCGTTATCATtttgcaatcattacattaCCCCACCGATCAAGACATCGACGCCTCGCTGGGCCCGGCGAACTGGGCGCATCGATCAACAAGATTTTCACCTGTGGCACTTCACTCAGACTCGCCCACATGCAATTTTAGCCACCTGCCGTAACCCTCCCTCGGTCAACCCTCTCGGCCGACAGACCGATCGAACCCCGACGAAGTCGCGGCTCCCACATCGACTCTCAACGAAAGCATCTATCACATGCACACGCATAGCGGTGAGAGAGAGCTGTCACCAAAGACTGCCCATGGCTGAAGGACGCTCACCACTTATACGCATGACACAAAGAGTCCATCTCATACCGGATGCATGACTAAAGCTAGCTTCATTCTGCAATCATTACATCCTCCTCTTCCCTTTCCATGTCTCCCCAGGCAAAGGTGCctgtatttcttttctttttcttttttttctctctatttttcttctttgtgaaAATGTTCTGCTGCCAGCGTCACTCAATCAACAGAAATTGAGTTAGCCCTGCTACATGATCTATAATCATAAAATGGAAGAAAAGTTATGTGCTAAACTTGCTAGATATCACTAATGAATGCTGGCAGATGATGGTGGCAATGCTGACCACCGGCTGGATGTTGGCACATGTGAGCCTCACAATCCACAAAGTAAGCTTTTGGATAAGTGCTTAGTTTGTTAATGACCAGTTATTAGTAGCAATTAATTGTTGCTCCTCCTCACCTCAGATGAACCAAAAACGGTGCATGTTAAGTTTGTCCTGCACAAGGAATGCCTATTTGGGCAGCGGTTTCTGATGGTTGGCAACGAAGCCATGTTTGGTCTGTGGGAACCGAAGAAGGCAGTTCCCATGGAATGGTCCGACGGCCACATCTGGACCGTTGAGCTGGTGAGATTCATCTTCACTCTCTGCCTGGTTGCTACTCTTTCCAGCAAAATTTGTGAA containing:
- the LOC120282947 gene encoding uncharacterized protein LOC120282947; translation: MENLARRRCNFVSSTTCVMCHSDVESTDHLLTQCLVASHVWNFFGQLFEVRSGPSSMRDLWGNWRNNIKRPLSFFWDLLARAITWNIWIERNARIFSSSCASIASLIVKIIHMFLIWLNAAPDSKRAKLEEPIKKIKRSLEFVTGRDVGHHVPPEASSYPGEV